Below is a genomic region from Bacteroidota bacterium.
CCAGAGATGCCGACAAATTTACAATAGAAAACGAACCTATCAAATCGATTGATTTGATGGAAAGGGCGGCTACAAAATGCACAGAATGGATAGTTAAAAGATTTGATAATCAAAATCGGATAAAGATTTTTGCGGGTAGCGGAAACAATGGAGGAGACGGGCTGGTAATTGCCAGGCAATTAGATGCTTTGAATTATCATGTAGAATTATTTTTTATTAAATTTTCGGACCATATTTCTGAAGATTGTTCAGTAAACCTCTCAAGGCTTAGAGAACAAACAAATATAAATATTGATGAAATAGAGGAGAATTCTGAATTGCCGCAAATTCTTGATTCCGACATATTAATTGATGCAATCTTTGGTTCAGGATTATCCAAATCTATTGAAGATTTTCCTGCAAATGTTGTAACGCATTTAAACAAAACCAAAGCAATAATTATTTCTATTGACATCCCATCAGGTTTGTTTGGCGAAGACAATTCCGAAAACTACTTTAAAAATATTATTGAAGCAGATTACACACTAACTTTCGAAAGTCCAAAACTATCGTTTCTTTTCTCCGAAAACGAAAGATATGTTGGAGAATGGGAGGTTTTACCAATAGGTTTGAGCAAAGAATATATTTCGCAAATCGACACAGAATTTTCGTTAATATCAAAAGAGCAGATAAAACCAAAAATTAAAAGAAGAAAAACATTTGCTCACAAAGGACATTTTGGCCATGCACTTCTCATTGCCGGTGGCTACGGAAAAATTGGAGCTGCTGTTTTAGCTGCCAAAGGATGTTTGCGTGCAGGAGCAGGATTGTTGACCACTCATATCCCTCGCTATGGCTACGAGATACTTCAAACTTCAGTTCCGGAATCTATGCTTAGCGTTGACAAATACGATAAAGTAATTTCAAAAGTTAGCATAATCGACAATTTTACAACCATTGGAATTGGACCAGGAATTGGCAGGTCCAGAAATACGCAAATAGCAATAAGAGAACTTATTGAGCAAGCTAAAGTCCCTATGGTAATAGATGCAGATGCAATAAATATTATTTCTGACAATAAAGACCTTCTTGAAAAAATACCAGAGGAAAGTATTTTCACACCACACCCAAAAGAATTTGAAAGAATTGCTGGCACGGCTTACGATAATTATTCCAGAATTCAACTTCAAAAAGAATTTGCTCAGAAACAAAAAGTTTATGTAGTACTTAAAGGTGCATACACTTCTGTTGCCTGCCCCGATGGTTCCTGTTTTTTCAATCCTACCGGAAATCCGGGAATGGCTACCGGCGGTAGTGGCGATGTGCTGACTGGAATAATATTATCGCTACTTGCTCAACGATATTCTTCGAAAGATGCTGCACTAATCGGTGTCTTTCTTCACGGATTAGCCGGAGATTTTGCTACCAGCCAGCATGGACAGGAAGCAGTTATTGCCAGTGATATTATCGATAATTTGGGCAAAGCTTTTCAAGAAATAAAAAAATAAATCAAGCTTTTAGGAATTATTGCTAATTGAAATAATCTTTCTCAAATTAATAAATAGCT
It encodes:
- a CDS encoding NAD(P)H-hydrate dehydratase; its protein translation is MKILGTKQTRDADKFTIENEPIKSIDLMERAATKCTEWIVKRFDNQNRIKIFAGSGNNGGDGLVIARQLDALNYHVELFFIKFSDHISEDCSVNLSRLREQTNINIDEIEENSELPQILDSDILIDAIFGSGLSKSIEDFPANVVTHLNKTKAIIISIDIPSGLFGEDNSENYFKNIIEADYTLTFESPKLSFLFSENERYVGEWEVLPIGLSKEYISQIDTEFSLISKEQIKPKIKRRKTFAHKGHFGHALLIAGGYGKIGAAVLAAKGCLRAGAGLLTTHIPRYGYEILQTSVPESMLSVDKYDKVISKVSIIDNFTTIGIGPGIGRSRNTQIAIRELIEQAKVPMVIDADAINIISDNKDLLEKIPEESIFTPHPKEFERIAGTAYDNYSRIQLQKEFAQKQKVYVVLKGAYTSVACPDGSCFFNPTGNPGMATGGSGDVLTGIILSLLAQRYSSKDAALIGVFLHGLAGDFATSQHGQEAVIASDIIDNLGKAFQEIKK